In Lacrimispora indolis DSM 755, a genomic segment contains:
- a CDS encoding CBS domain-containing protein has protein sequence MNILFFLTPKNEVAYIFEDESLRQALEKMEYHKYSAVPVINRRGKYVGTITEGDMLWGIKNKFNLSLKEAEQVTVAALDRRSDNRPVYADSNMEDLIDKALNQNFVPVVDDQKNFIGIITRKDVIRYFYNKSLEVQQPAVNCQAAIIQ, from the coding sequence ATGAACATACTGTTTTTTTTAACACCTAAGAATGAGGTGGCTTATATTTTTGAGGATGAATCTCTGCGCCAGGCGCTTGAGAAAATGGAGTATCACAAATACTCCGCAGTACCCGTTATAAACAGACGGGGTAAATATGTAGGGACAATAACCGAAGGGGACATGCTTTGGGGAATCAAGAACAAATTCAATCTTAGCTTAAAGGAAGCGGAACAGGTAACGGTAGCTGCTCTTGACAGAAGGTCAGATAACCGTCCGGTGTACGCGGATTCCAATATGGAAGATCTGATTGATAAGGCATTAAACCAAAATTTTGTACCGGTTGTGGATGACCAAAAGAATTTTATCGGAATCATTACCCGTAAGGATGTCATCCGTTATTTTTACAACAAATCCCTGGAGGTACAGCAGCCGGCAGTAAATTGTCAGGCAGCAATCATTCAATAA
- a CDS encoding SpoIID/LytB domain-containing protein — MIKKAVMACILALLFPYIITLAWTGKIEERKNVPIVTSGKKILLDRKNGESYMDVEEYLPGVVAKQMPADYGREALRAQAVIARTYIYGKMNGQNEVKESELHMEYLEQQQMEKLWGSEAFVASYQAVENAVRSTAKMVMMYDGKLIDPLFHRASTGKTRTGDENHPYLQPVSCPRDVEAEGFLNVTAYKKEDFAEKINQISGDVPVNADQIPGSIQIILREEGGYVGQIQIGTRVYTGEEIQRVLGLPSSSYGFEEYEGGVRVICQGIGHGYGMSQYGAKCKAEEGWTAEQILPYFYKNIVLISE; from the coding sequence ATGATAAAAAAAGCGGTTATGGCGTGTATCCTTGCGCTGTTGTTTCCATATATAATAACTCTGGCTTGGACCGGTAAGATTGAGGAGAGAAAAAACGTTCCTATTGTCACCAGCGGAAAGAAGATCCTTCTGGACCGGAAAAACGGCGAATCTTATATGGATGTGGAAGAATATCTGCCCGGCGTGGTGGCAAAGCAGATGCCGGCGGATTATGGAAGGGAAGCTCTCAGGGCCCAGGCGGTCATTGCCAGGACATACATTTACGGAAAAATGAACGGACAGAATGAAGTGAAGGAATCAGAGCTTCATATGGAGTATTTAGAGCAGCAGCAGATGGAAAAGCTGTGGGGGAGCGAAGCCTTTGTCGCCAGCTATCAGGCAGTGGAGAATGCGGTCCGGTCTACGGCTAAAATGGTTATGATGTATGACGGTAAGCTCATTGATCCCTTATTTCACCGGGCCAGCACAGGAAAAACCAGGACAGGAGATGAAAACCATCCCTATCTGCAGCCGGTTTCCTGCCCCAGGGATGTGGAAGCGGAAGGCTTTCTCAATGTGACTGCTTACAAAAAAGAGGATTTCGCGGAAAAGATCAATCAGATCTCCGGTGATGTGCCTGTAAATGCGGATCAGATTCCAGGAAGCATCCAGATCATTCTCCGGGAAGAGGGAGGATATGTGGGACAGATCCAGATCGGCACCAGGGTTTATACGGGAGAAGAGATCCAGCGAGTCCTGGGGCTGCCATCCTCATCCTATGGATTTGAGGAATACGAAGGGGGAGTCCGGGTGATCTGCCAGGGGATCGGGCATGGATACGGCATGAGTCAGTACGGAGCCAAATGCAAAGCAGAGGAAGGATGGACTGCGGAACAAATTCTCCCTTATTTTTATAAAAATATTGTTTTAATTTCTGAATAA
- a CDS encoding glycogen/starch/alpha-glucan phosphorylase produces the protein MSMGFDKETFKKSVLFNMKNVFRKTVDEATPEQMYQAVAYAVKDVVIDEWIATHKEYEKQDVKTLYYLSMEFLMGRALGNNIISFMAQQEVKEVLEELGFDLNVIEDQEPDPALGNGGLGRLAACFLDSLATLGYPAYGCGIRYRYGMFKQKIEGGYQVEIPDDWLKNGYPFELRRGEYATEVKFGGYVNTVWEDGKERFVQEGYQSVLAVPYDMPIVGYGNNVVNTLRIWDAQAINTFSLDSFDRGDYQKAVEQENLAKTIVEVLYPNDNHYAGKELRLKQQYFFISASVQRAVMKYMEKHDDIHTFYEKTVFQLNDTHPTVAVPELMRILLDDYGLSWDEAWEITTKTCAYTNHTIMSEALEKWPIELFSRLLPRIYQIVEEINRRFQQKIMEMYPGNQEKLRKMSIVYDGQVRMANLAIVGGFSVNGVARLHTEILKNQELRDFYQMMPDKFNNKTNGITQRRFLLHGNPLLAGWVTKKIGSDWITSLPHIHRLAVYADDPRCRQEFMDIKYQNKVRLAKYIKEHNGIDVDPRSMFDVQVKRLHEYKRQLMNILHVMYLYNQLKDNPNLDMVPRTFLFGAKAAAGYKRAKLTIKLINAVADVINNDRSIGGKIKVVFIEDYKVSNAEIIFAAADVSEQISTASKEASGTGNMKFMLNGALTLGTMDGANVEIVEEVGAENAFIFGMSSDEVIRYENEGGYNPMEIFNNNYEIRRVLMQLINGYYSPQNPELFRDIYNSLLNTQSSDRADTYFILKDFPSYAEAQRRVDQAYRDEAWWAKAAILNVACSGKFTSDRTIEEYVADIWHLEKVKVELEEE, from the coding sequence ATGAGTATGGGATTTGATAAGGAAACCTTTAAAAAAAGTGTTCTGTTTAATATGAAAAATGTGTTCCGCAAGACGGTTGACGAGGCTACTCCGGAGCAGATGTACCAGGCGGTGGCCTATGCGGTAAAGGATGTGGTCATAGACGAATGGATCGCAACCCATAAGGAGTACGAAAAGCAGGATGTAAAGACCTTGTATTATCTGTCAATGGAATTCCTCATGGGCCGTGCTCTTGGCAACAACATCATAAGCTTTATGGCCCAGCAGGAGGTAAAGGAAGTTCTGGAAGAGCTGGGTTTTGATTTAAATGTCATTGAGGACCAGGAGCCGGATCCTGCTCTTGGAAACGGGGGGCTGGGCCGTCTTGCGGCCTGCTTCCTGGATTCCCTGGCAACCCTTGGATATCCGGCCTATGGCTGCGGCATCCGTTACCGTTATGGCATGTTCAAGCAGAAAATAGAAGGCGGATATCAGGTGGAAATTCCTGATGACTGGCTGAAGAACGGCTATCCTTTTGAGCTTCGCAGAGGAGAATATGCCACTGAGGTAAAATTCGGGGGCTATGTGAATACTGTCTGGGAAGACGGAAAGGAACGCTTTGTCCAGGAGGGATACCAGTCTGTCCTGGCTGTTCCCTATGACATGCCCATCGTTGGATACGGAAACAATGTGGTGAACACTTTAAGGATCTGGGATGCCCAGGCCATCAATACCTTCAGCCTGGATTCCTTTGACAGGGGCGATTATCAAAAGGCCGTGGAACAGGAAAATCTGGCTAAAACCATTGTAGAGGTCCTTTACCCCAACGATAACCACTATGCAGGAAAAGAGCTTCGTCTGAAACAGCAGTACTTCTTCATTTCCGCCAGTGTCCAGAGAGCGGTCATGAAGTACATGGAAAAGCATGACGACATACATACATTCTACGAAAAGACGGTTTTCCAGCTGAATGACACCCATCCAACCGTAGCGGTCCCTGAGCTTATGAGGATCCTTCTTGATGACTACGGCTTAAGCTGGGATGAAGCATGGGAGATCACCACAAAGACCTGTGCCTATACGAACCACACCATCATGTCGGAAGCCCTGGAAAAATGGCCCATTGAGCTGTTCTCCAGACTGCTTCCAAGAATCTACCAGATCGTGGAAGAGATCAACCGCAGATTCCAGCAAAAGATCATGGAGATGTATCCGGGCAACCAGGAAAAGCTGCGCAAAATGTCCATTGTTTATGACGGCCAGGTCCGCATGGCTAATCTGGCCATTGTGGGAGGCTTCTCGGTAAACGGCGTTGCCAGGCTTCACACAGAGATTTTAAAGAATCAGGAATTAAGGGATTTTTACCAGATGATGCCGGATAAATTCAACAACAAGACCAACGGCATCACCCAGAGGCGGTTCCTTCTTCACGGTAATCCGCTTTTGGCGGGCTGGGTCACAAAAAAGATCGGCAGCGACTGGATCACCAGCCTGCCTCACATCCACCGTCTGGCAGTTTATGCGGATGACCCCAGGTGCAGGCAGGAATTCATGGACATCAAATACCAGAACAAGGTGCGCCTTGCAAAATACATCAAAGAGCACAACGGCATTGATGTGGATCCAAGATCCATGTTTGATGTGCAGGTAAAACGGCTCCATGAATATAAGCGGCAGCTGATGAACATCCTCCATGTAATGTATTTGTACAATCAGCTGAAGGATAACCCAAACCTTGACATGGTTCCCAGAACCTTTTTGTTCGGTGCAAAGGCGGCGGCCGGTTATAAGCGGGCAAAGCTGACCATTAAGCTGATCAATGCGGTGGCCGATGTCATCAACAATGACAGAAGCATCGGCGGCAAAATTAAGGTGGTTTTCATTGAGGATTATAAGGTATCCAACGCTGAGATCATCTTTGCGGCTGCAGATGTCAGCGAGCAGATATCCACGGCCAGCAAAGAAGCTTCCGGCACCGGAAATATGAAATTCATGCTAAACGGTGCCCTGACTCTTGGAACCATGGATGGAGCCAATGTGGAAATCGTAGAGGAAGTGGGAGCGGAGAATGCCTTTATCTTTGGTATGTCTTCCGACGAGGTGATCCGTTACGAGAATGAAGGCGGATATAATCCCATGGAAATCTTCAATAATAACTATGAGATACGCAGAGTGCTGATGCAGCTGATCAACGGCTATTACTCTCCTCAGAACCCGGAACTGTTCCGCGATATTTATAATTCCTTATTAAATACCCAGAGCAGTGACCGTGCGGATACGTACTTTATTTTAAAGGACTTTCCTTCCTATGCGGAGGCACAGCGCCGGGTAGACCAGGCGTACCGGGATGAAGCCTGGTGGGCAAAGGCAGCCATCTTAAATGTTGCCTGCAGCGGCAAGTTTACATCAGACCGCACAATTGAAGAATATGTAGCAGATATCTGGCACTTAGAAAAGGTAAAAGTAGAGCTGGAAGAAGAGTAA
- a CDS encoding M23 family metallopeptidase, with amino-acid sequence MKEKISQLFKDKVFLVLLVLGLLTIVAAAGVITVQRGNGGGESPYLQVPDQSNMIVEESIPQETQVAVAGESSATQNMEEELQAADSNKATAEQETKAPAVKAGTDKSAATSLVLNFSDATRMTWPIRGNVILDYSMESTIYFPTLDQYKCNPGLVIQGDVSTPVVAPANAKVQEVGSNEEIGSYVVLNMGNNYTAICGQLKELQVVENEYVTEGQVLGYVAEPTKYYSIEGSNVFFELTLNDKAIDPLDYMQ; translated from the coding sequence GTGAAGGAGAAAATAAGTCAATTGTTCAAGGATAAAGTATTCCTTGTCCTGTTGGTTCTAGGCCTGCTGACTATAGTAGCTGCAGCAGGAGTCATTACCGTTCAAAGAGGAAATGGTGGAGGAGAGAGCCCTTATCTGCAAGTGCCGGATCAGAGCAATATGATTGTTGAAGAATCTATCCCCCAGGAAACACAAGTGGCAGTTGCAGGAGAGTCAAGTGCAACGCAGAATATGGAAGAGGAATTGCAGGCGGCTGATTCCAATAAAGCCACTGCAGAGCAGGAAACAAAAGCTCCGGCAGTAAAGGCCGGGACAGACAAGAGCGCGGCAACGTCTCTGGTGCTTAATTTTAGTGATGCCACCAGAATGACCTGGCCTATACGCGGAAATGTCATTTTGGACTACAGCATGGAGTCCACCATTTATTTCCCAACTCTGGATCAGTATAAATGCAATCCAGGGCTTGTGATCCAGGGTGATGTAAGTACTCCGGTTGTGGCACCTGCCAATGCAAAGGTGCAGGAAGTAGGCTCCAATGAAGAAATTGGAAGCTACGTTGTCTTAAATATGGGCAACAACTATACAGCGATCTGCGGACAGTTAAAAGAGCTGCAGGTAGTGGAAAATGAATACGTGACAGAAGGGCAGGTCTTAGGCTATGTGGCTGAGCCTACCAAGTATTATTCCATAGAAGGATCTAACGTATTCTTTGAATTAACCCTTAATGATAAGGCCATTGATCCTCTGGATTATATGCAGTAA